From Agrobacterium tumefaciens, a single genomic window includes:
- a CDS encoding extracellular solute-binding protein, whose protein sequence is MTYWHAGASLGGRMMSFAATTSITLMLGTANVSAATVVKWMHVELDPKAVAVWEEIAKDYEAKHPDVDVQLQFLENEAFKAKLPTLLQSNDVPDFFYSWGGGVLQEQSQTGALKDLTEVFDADGGKLRQSYNGSAIDGLSFDGKVWAVPYKVSLVSFFYNKELFAKAGVKADDIKTWDDLGSVVKKIKDAGIVPIAGGGGEKWPIHFYWSYLVMRNGGQTVFEAARKGEGEGFKDPAIIKAGEQLAEFGKLEPFQPGYLGSTWPQALGVFGDGKAAMILGFDNTEANQRKNAGDGKGLAADNIGRFAFPVVEGGAGKATDTLGGLNGWAVTKNASKEAIDFATFLTSKESEEKMAAAGMLLPVATGADGAVKNPLLADSAKQLAGSTWHQNFFDQTLGAAVGRVVNDVSVEIVSGQMTSEEGAQQIQDAFELR, encoded by the coding sequence ATGACTTATTGGCACGCAGGCGCTAGCCTGGGCGGCAGGATGATGTCCTTTGCCGCGACAACAAGTATTACCCTTATGCTGGGTACGGCGAATGTTTCAGCGGCAACTGTCGTGAAATGGATGCATGTGGAGCTTGACCCGAAGGCTGTGGCAGTTTGGGAGGAGATCGCCAAGGACTACGAGGCGAAACATCCTGATGTCGACGTCCAGCTTCAGTTCCTGGAAAACGAGGCATTCAAGGCAAAGCTTCCCACACTCCTGCAATCAAACGATGTCCCGGATTTCTTTTACAGCTGGGGCGGCGGTGTCCTCCAGGAGCAGTCTCAGACGGGCGCACTGAAGGATCTGACTGAAGTTTTCGACGCCGATGGCGGCAAGCTTCGCCAATCGTACAATGGTTCAGCCATCGATGGCCTTTCGTTCGACGGTAAAGTATGGGCCGTCCCCTACAAGGTGAGCCTGGTGAGTTTCTTCTACAACAAGGAACTTTTTGCCAAAGCGGGTGTGAAAGCAGACGACATCAAGACCTGGGATGATCTCGGTAGTGTCGTCAAGAAAATCAAGGACGCAGGTATCGTTCCGATCGCAGGTGGCGGCGGTGAAAAATGGCCAATCCATTTTTACTGGAGCTATCTCGTCATGCGCAATGGCGGCCAGACAGTGTTTGAGGCGGCGCGCAAGGGGGAGGGTGAAGGGTTTAAGGACCCCGCAATCATCAAGGCAGGCGAGCAACTGGCGGAGTTCGGCAAGCTCGAGCCCTTCCAGCCAGGGTATCTTGGATCTACCTGGCCCCAGGCGCTCGGTGTCTTTGGCGACGGCAAGGCCGCGATGATCCTTGGTTTCGACAACACTGAAGCCAACCAGCGCAAGAATGCCGGCGATGGCAAAGGCCTTGCTGCTGACAATATCGGTCGCTTCGCATTTCCTGTGGTTGAAGGCGGTGCTGGAAAGGCCACGGATACGCTTGGTGGCCTCAATGGATGGGCGGTGACAAAAAATGCGTCGAAGGAGGCCATCGACTTCGCCACGTTCCTGACCAGTAAGGAAAGTGAAGAGAAGATGGCGGCTGCGGGTATGTTGCTGCCGGTCGCGACTGGTGCAGATGGTGCCGTCAAAAACCCACTTCTGGCCGATTCCGCGAAACAGCTCGCCGGGTCCACATGGCACCAGAACTTCTTCGACCAAACGCTTGGTGCTGCTGTCGGACGTGTCGTCAACGATGTGTCGGTCGAAATCGTCTCAGGGCAAATGACATCGGAAGAAGGTGCGCAGCAGATCCAGGACGCTTTCGAGCTCCGTTGA
- a CDS encoding ROK family transcriptional regulator, whose product MKTADPELMRAINRLSVLDTIRRHGPISRVEISERTQLSTTTVSAITASLLDDGLILTRHVGDIRAESARGRPRVMLELNPDAARVVGAKIAANRMVFVVTDFCGNVLSTLSLPIRVDRQPIGVIADLVEDGVRRCVLDAGLSLEDVDMVCLGLPGVIEHRTGRIRSSPILREVNVDFAEAMTARLTTATIIESDAHAITLAHHWFGHARELEDMVLISLEQTLGLGVLHQNQLFRGAGGLSHNLGDLVIHLASEGTVRLASQAGETAILGSRPVDSRFAEAIRIGRGMQHAHALIEAEDDGLISAAQRAGEAIGLTLANIVTLFAPPRVIITGSSLELGEPFIAAIRDSYTAAVPPSLAGVAELVFDLSSDELWAQGAAAVALYELYESPWNTTGPAL is encoded by the coding sequence ATGAAGACCGCAGACCCAGAACTGATGCGCGCGATCAACAGGTTAAGCGTACTGGATACCATCCGTCGCCACGGCCCGATCTCAAGGGTGGAGATCAGCGAACGAACTCAACTTTCCACGACAACCGTTTCAGCCATCACGGCATCTTTGCTCGACGACGGTCTCATTCTGACGCGCCACGTCGGTGACATTCGCGCTGAAAGTGCACGGGGACGACCACGCGTCATGCTTGAACTCAATCCGGATGCAGCCAGGGTCGTTGGTGCTAAGATCGCGGCTAACCGGATGGTCTTTGTCGTAACCGATTTTTGCGGAAACGTCCTTTCCACCCTTTCCCTGCCAATCCGCGTCGATCGCCAACCGATTGGCGTCATTGCAGATCTTGTAGAGGATGGGGTAAGGCGCTGTGTACTTGATGCTGGCCTGTCGCTGGAAGACGTAGATATGGTTTGCCTTGGATTGCCCGGCGTCATCGAACACCGGACAGGCAGGATCCGCAGCAGCCCGATCCTGCGGGAGGTCAACGTCGATTTCGCCGAAGCGATGACGGCCAGACTGACGACCGCCACGATCATTGAAAGCGATGCCCACGCGATAACGCTTGCCCATCATTGGTTCGGGCACGCGCGCGAACTTGAAGACATGGTCCTGATTTCGCTTGAGCAAACACTCGGACTAGGCGTGCTGCACCAGAACCAGCTTTTTCGGGGCGCAGGCGGTTTAAGCCACAATCTCGGAGATCTCGTTATTCATCTCGCCAGTGAAGGCACTGTGCGCCTTGCGAGCCAGGCAGGCGAGACTGCGATTCTCGGCTCACGTCCCGTCGACAGTCGCTTTGCTGAAGCAATCCGCATCGGACGCGGCATGCAACACGCTCACGCATTGATCGAAGCGGAAGATGACGGGTTGATCTCGGCAGCGCAACGCGCGGGCGAAGCCATAGGGTTGACGCTCGCCAATATCGTTACGCTCTTTGCCCCGCCACGCGTCATCATAACCGGGTCTAGCCTTGAACTGGGAGAGCCCTTCATTGCCGCCATTCGCGACAGCTACACTGCGGCGGTCCCGCCGTCTCTGGCTGGCGTTGCGGAACTTGTCTTCGATCTTTCAAGCGACGAATTGTGGGCACAGGGGGCGGCGGCTGTCGCACTCTATGAGCTTTACGAATCGCCGTGGAATACAACAGGGCCGGCTCTTTAG
- a CDS encoding Gfo/Idh/MocA family oxidoreductase, translated as MKRVGIGIIGCGNISSAYLKAMASFPILDIRGLADMNADAAKARAEEFGLKARSIDELFADPEIEIIVNLTIPKAHVEVGLRALDAGKHTYSEKPLGINFAEGKRLAEEAKAKKLRIGSAPDTFLGGGHQTARRLIDEGVLGIPVGGTANFMCPGHERWHPNPGFYYEVGGGPMLDMGPYYITDLVNLLGPVAKVAGFATTPRSERLITSQPKNGEKIPVHVATHVAGVLAFESGAVVQVGMSFDVAGHKHVPLEIYGTEGTLIVPDPNHFGGEVQLLKKGGAFETQDLSSPYADGNYRSIGVADMAYAIRDGRQHRANGDLALHVLEVMEAFQTASDTGNTVSITTGVERPAPLDISLVDGQLGK; from the coding sequence ATGAAACGTGTAGGTATCGGCATCATCGGCTGTGGCAACATCTCAAGTGCCTATCTGAAGGCTATGGCGTCGTTTCCCATTTTGGACATTCGCGGTCTTGCTGACATGAATGCGGACGCGGCCAAGGCACGCGCAGAGGAATTTGGTCTTAAGGCGCGCTCAATCGATGAGCTTTTTGCCGATCCCGAAATAGAGATTATCGTCAACCTCACAATCCCGAAAGCGCATGTCGAGGTTGGATTGCGCGCGCTCGATGCAGGCAAGCACACCTATTCTGAAAAACCTCTCGGGATCAATTTCGCCGAAGGCAAGCGCCTGGCAGAGGAAGCAAAAGCAAAGAAGCTGCGTATCGGTTCAGCACCCGACACGTTTCTCGGCGGCGGACACCAGACCGCACGCCGGCTCATCGACGAGGGTGTGCTTGGCATACCGGTTGGCGGGACGGCCAACTTCATGTGCCCGGGACACGAGCGCTGGCACCCAAACCCCGGCTTTTATTACGAGGTCGGCGGCGGTCCAATGCTTGACATGGGCCCTTATTACATCACCGATTTGGTCAATCTCCTCGGCCCAGTAGCGAAGGTTGCAGGGTTTGCTACGACACCAAGAAGCGAGCGCCTTATCACCAGCCAGCCCAAGAACGGCGAAAAGATCCCTGTCCACGTGGCAACGCATGTTGCGGGCGTACTGGCATTTGAAAGCGGGGCAGTCGTTCAGGTCGGCATGAGCTTTGATGTCGCCGGTCACAAACACGTACCACTCGAAATCTACGGTACGGAGGGGACCCTAATTGTACCCGATCCGAACCATTTCGGTGGCGAGGTGCAATTGCTGAAAAAAGGTGGCGCGTTCGAAACACAGGATCTCTCCTCGCCCTATGCAGACGGAAATTACCGCTCTATCGGTGTGGCAGATATGGCCTACGCCATCCGCGACGGCCGTCAACATCGTGCCAATGGCGATCTTGCGCTTCATGTCCTGGAAGTCATGGAGGCTTTCCAGACCGCGTCTGATACCGGCAATACCGTATCCATCACCACCGGTGTGGAGCGACCTGCCCCACTCGACATCTCGCTGGTCGACGGCCAGCTCGGTAAATAA
- a CDS encoding EAL domain-containing protein: MDEPAYRHRDRQKQHGLNPDSAKTPKRSRMPGRRSLVNKITFIFLAGVIFSYSVGALVGWYMFVAAAGEQWLSQARLNSQIASATLRSVYTYVSVNADPDGQVNGILTSQPIGDDESILVTGFDPSDVLALISAQTKKPSWLFRFDAKDASFKQIAAAYDDDNQEDERKLITRPILADSAARGEFVADFATIGDADHYIGLLPIINNATRQPIGAVAVSIGGAEELYGAQRKLFYNSLIALVAVLLVTGILVAVMARRVLKPVPVLVQATLQIAREKTDMVTPFQDRRDEIGDMAVAIETLREAVVERSHLRQIRDMAQQMEHMAHHDALTGLPNRVLLMKTLDACLDQLAATGTRVNVMLLDLDRFKAVNDTFGHASGDALLVAVAARISSALGPNDMVSRLGGDEFAIIQAVDKDQEKEGQALARRVVEAVSQNFSLSSTTVSIDTSIGIACAPVHGTSSSQLLQHADLGLYRAKSMGCGLFVFYEPGMDMATQDKHALEIDMKAALQNHEFELHYQPIIDLKTGRIAAYEALARWRHSTLGVISPERFIALAEESNFIKPLGEWVISQACRDAMAWPQDIRLAVNLSAVQLSHDDIVEIVDSALAKSGLPAARLELEVTETAILEKDSGVRALKRLKDRGVRLALDDFGTGYAALSSLTHIAFDKIKIDREFVSGLPGNPMCSAIVRTITDMAEQIGLEVTAEGVETEAQVEALRLLQCDEAQGYYFAEPAPLAEITKNRTADTLPSLAHRHIDPSPEREHEISAQAI; encoded by the coding sequence ATGGACGAGCCTGCCTATCGGCATAGGGATAGACAGAAACAGCACGGGCTAAACCCGGACTCGGCGAAAACGCCGAAGCGGTCCCGCATGCCCGGTCGCCGCTCCCTCGTCAACAAGATTACGTTTATTTTCCTGGCTGGTGTCATCTTCTCATACAGTGTCGGCGCACTGGTTGGCTGGTACATGTTTGTTGCTGCAGCAGGTGAACAATGGCTAAGTCAAGCGCGTCTGAACTCCCAAATTGCCAGTGCAACGCTACGCAGCGTCTACACTTACGTAAGCGTCAACGCCGATCCGGACGGGCAGGTCAACGGCATTTTGACGTCCCAGCCAATCGGCGATGACGAATCCATCCTCGTCACCGGGTTTGATCCGAGCGATGTGCTGGCCCTTATCAGCGCCCAGACAAAGAAGCCGTCATGGCTTTTCCGCTTCGATGCCAAAGATGCCAGTTTCAAACAAATTGCTGCGGCCTACGACGACGACAATCAGGAAGATGAACGCAAACTGATTACGCGCCCGATACTTGCGGACAGCGCAGCGCGCGGCGAGTTTGTGGCCGATTTCGCAACCATAGGCGATGCCGATCACTACATTGGCCTCCTGCCAATCATAAATAACGCCACAAGGCAGCCGATCGGTGCGGTGGCCGTTAGTATTGGCGGTGCAGAAGAACTATACGGGGCCCAACGCAAGCTTTTCTATAACTCGCTGATAGCACTGGTTGCCGTCCTCCTTGTGACCGGAATTCTGGTCGCCGTGATGGCCCGTCGCGTTTTAAAACCCGTACCTGTGCTCGTTCAGGCGACGCTGCAAATCGCGCGCGAGAAAACCGACATGGTGACGCCGTTCCAGGATCGCCGTGACGAGATCGGCGATATGGCGGTCGCCATCGAGACGCTTCGCGAGGCCGTAGTGGAGCGCAGTCATCTCAGACAAATCCGCGACATGGCCCAACAGATGGAACACATGGCGCATCATGACGCGCTGACCGGCCTCCCCAATCGTGTCCTTCTGATGAAAACCCTTGATGCATGCCTTGATCAACTTGCCGCGACAGGCACCCGCGTAAACGTGATGCTTCTTGATCTGGATCGCTTCAAAGCCGTCAATGACACATTCGGGCATGCATCCGGGGACGCATTGCTTGTGGCGGTAGCAGCACGAATTTCCTCAGCTCTCGGCCCAAACGACATGGTCAGCAGGCTGGGCGGTGACGAGTTCGCAATCATTCAGGCTGTGGATAAAGATCAAGAGAAAGAAGGCCAAGCGCTGGCAAGGCGGGTGGTGGAAGCCGTCTCTCAGAACTTCAGCCTCAGCAGTACAACTGTGAGCATCGACACGAGCATCGGCATCGCCTGCGCACCGGTTCACGGCACATCCTCGAGCCAGCTTCTGCAGCACGCTGACCTTGGTCTTTATCGCGCAAAGTCGATGGGATGCGGTCTGTTCGTCTTTTACGAGCCAGGCATGGACATGGCGACACAAGACAAACATGCGCTCGAGATAGACATGAAGGCGGCGCTGCAAAACCACGAGTTCGAGCTTCATTACCAGCCGATCATCGACCTGAAAACGGGCCGGATCGCGGCTTACGAGGCGCTTGCAAGGTGGCGCCATAGCACACTCGGCGTCATTTCCCCGGAGCGCTTCATCGCTCTCGCAGAAGAAAGCAATTTCATTAAACCATTGGGTGAATGGGTGATATCGCAGGCCTGCCGCGATGCCATGGCCTGGCCGCAGGATATCCGCCTCGCCGTCAACCTCTCGGCCGTACAGTTGTCCCACGACGATATAGTCGAGATTGTCGACAGTGCCCTCGCCAAATCGGGCCTGCCAGCAGCGCGACTTGAACTCGAGGTAACTGAGACGGCTATCCTGGAAAAAGACAGCGGCGTCCGGGCCCTGAAGCGCTTGAAAGACCGCGGCGTGCGCCTCGCTCTTGATGATTTTGGAACGGGCTACGCGGCCTTGAGCAGTCTCACACACATAGCATTCGACAAAATCAAGATCGATCGCGAGTTCGTTTCCGGACTTCCTGGCAATCCAATGTGCTCGGCAATCGTTCGGACCATAACGGATATGGCTGAACAGATCGGCCTCGAAGTAACAGCCGAAGGGGTCGAAACCGAGGCACAGGTCGAAGCACTCAGGCTCCTCCAATGCGACGAGGCGCAGGGATATTATTTTGCCGAACCTGCTCCACTTGCCGAAATTACAAAGAACCGGACTGCAGACACTTTACCCTCGCTGGCGCATCGGCACATCGATCCGTCGCCGGAGAGGGAACATGAAATTTCAGCACAAGCTATTTGA
- a CDS encoding sugar ABC transporter permease — protein MTDISMTSAPTAVRVAAKAKHKQSSVAHDRALTLLVFLPPALLLFTLFVILPMGEAAWYSLYRWNGYGTPTEFVGLRNFQVLFGNAAFSQALLNNGLIILISVLIQIPLAIWLAMMLAHRIPGVVAFRLVFFLPYVLADVAAGLIWRFVYDGDYGLFAAISSFFGFANPYVLADKDVAIYAVLGVIVWKYFGFHMMLFIAGLQSVDKNVLEAAEIDGASGWQKFRYVTLPMLGSTVRLSVFFAVIGSLQLFDMIMPLTGGGPSNSTQTMVTFLYTYGVMRMQVGLGSAVGVVLFIICVTLAFGYKRIFMRHD, from the coding sequence ATGACGGACATCTCCATGACTTCTGCACCCACAGCCGTGCGCGTGGCTGCTAAAGCCAAGCATAAGCAAAGCTCTGTTGCCCACGACCGGGCGCTCACGCTTCTTGTTTTTCTTCCGCCGGCGCTGTTGCTTTTCACGCTCTTCGTCATTTTGCCGATGGGCGAGGCCGCGTGGTACAGTCTCTATCGCTGGAACGGTTATGGTACGCCCACCGAGTTTGTCGGCCTTAGGAACTTCCAAGTTCTTTTCGGCAATGCGGCTTTCTCACAGGCGCTTCTCAACAACGGCCTCATCATCCTCATTTCCGTGTTGATTCAGATCCCACTCGCCATCTGGCTTGCGATGATGCTGGCGCACCGGATTCCAGGCGTCGTTGCCTTCCGACTTGTGTTTTTCCTGCCCTACGTGCTTGCTGACGTCGCTGCAGGCCTGATCTGGCGGTTCGTTTATGATGGCGATTACGGACTGTTTGCAGCGATTTCCAGTTTCTTCGGATTTGCCAACCCCTATGTTCTGGCGGACAAGGATGTCGCAATCTATGCCGTGCTAGGGGTTATCGTCTGGAAGTACTTCGGGTTCCATATGATGCTTTTCATCGCGGGCCTGCAGTCGGTCGACAAGAATGTCCTGGAGGCTGCCGAAATCGACGGTGCCAGCGGCTGGCAGAAGTTCCGCTACGTCACATTGCCGATGTTGGGCTCGACCGTCCGCCTCTCTGTGTTTTTTGCAGTGATAGGTTCCTTGCAGCTCTTCGACATGATCATGCCGCTCACCGGTGGCGGCCCGTCCAATTCAACACAGACCATGGTCACCTTCCTCTACACCTACGGCGTCATGCGCATGCAGGTTGGGCTTGGGAGTGCAGTTGGCGTCGTTCTTTTCATTATCTGCGTGACGCTCGCCTTCGGTTACAAAAGGATTTTCATGCGCCATGACTGA
- a CDS encoding amidase, protein MSHTGKNVSQLSALIQSGALDPRELAEQTLDAIRSFDDQSIFIDLTEKRAKQEAEAASRRIREGRSMGLLDGIPVAWKDLFDLEGRTTTAGSTVLAQNVAAERDADVVTALQQAGMVCVGRTNMSEFAFSGLGINPHYGTPRNPASKDGHRLPGGSSSGAGAAVGAGLVPVAIGTDTGGSVRIPAAFNGVVGYKASRGRYSMRGVFPLAKSLDSLGPLTHTVRDAIWVDAAMCGKAAPDVVSPASLNDLSVVVPETVFFDGIEDGVANAFEGALDRLAGKGVRVRRQSFPSFSALFDLIKEKGALVTAEAFALHKARLEGAEAEGMDPRVVARTRLGANISMPDYIAINDAREQMIAEFSKLVGEDELLVSPTLPHVAPKIEPLLADDDAFFAMNGKTLRNTQIGNFFDWCGVSIPCGRGGADMPVGLMLSALLGKDEHLLAIALAAEETIRG, encoded by the coding sequence ATGAGCCATACCGGCAAAAACGTCTCGCAGCTTTCCGCTTTGATCCAGTCTGGTGCGCTCGATCCGCGGGAACTCGCCGAGCAAACACTGGACGCGATCCGCTCGTTTGACGACCAATCGATTTTTATCGACCTGACCGAAAAACGAGCTAAGCAGGAAGCAGAGGCTGCTTCGCGCCGCATCCGCGAGGGTCGAAGCATGGGGTTGCTCGACGGCATCCCGGTCGCGTGGAAAGACCTTTTTGACCTTGAGGGAAGAACAACGACGGCCGGGTCGACGGTGCTCGCACAAAACGTAGCTGCAGAGCGCGACGCAGATGTGGTCACGGCGCTGCAGCAGGCAGGTATGGTCTGCGTCGGACGAACCAATATGAGTGAATTTGCGTTCTCCGGACTAGGAATTAACCCGCACTACGGGACACCGCGCAATCCAGCGTCGAAGGATGGTCATCGATTGCCTGGTGGATCTTCCTCGGGAGCAGGCGCTGCCGTCGGTGCCGGACTTGTTCCCGTGGCGATTGGTACGGATACGGGCGGCTCTGTTCGCATCCCGGCAGCATTCAATGGTGTGGTCGGCTACAAAGCAAGCCGCGGTCGTTACTCCATGCGGGGTGTCTTTCCGCTGGCGAAAAGCCTCGATTCGCTCGGGCCGCTGACCCATACGGTCAGGGATGCCATCTGGGTCGACGCTGCCATGTGCGGAAAAGCCGCTCCTGATGTGGTCAGTCCGGCGTCACTCAATGATTTATCTGTTGTCGTGCCCGAGACGGTCTTTTTCGATGGTATAGAAGATGGTGTCGCGAATGCCTTTGAAGGCGCACTCGACCGTCTAGCCGGAAAAGGCGTCAGGGTCCGGCGGCAATCGTTTCCTTCTTTTTCGGCACTCTTCGATCTCATCAAGGAAAAGGGCGCGCTCGTAACCGCCGAGGCATTTGCATTGCACAAGGCTAGACTGGAAGGCGCTGAAGCCGAAGGAATGGATCCGCGTGTGGTTGCCAGAACACGGCTTGGAGCGAATATCTCCATGCCGGATTACATTGCGATCAACGATGCCCGTGAGCAGATGATTGCCGAGTTTTCAAAGCTGGTGGGCGAGGATGAATTGCTTGTTTCGCCGACACTTCCGCATGTCGCCCCGAAAATAGAACCGCTTTTGGCCGATGACGACGCGTTTTTCGCCATGAACGGAAAGACTCTACGCAATACCCAAATCGGAAATTTCTTTGACTGGTGCGGAGTTTCGATCCCATGCGGAAGGGGGGGCGCGGATATGCCGGTAGGGCTGATGCTCTCGGCGCTTTTGGGTAAGGATGAGCATCTTCTAGCTATCGCGCTTGCTGCAGAAGAAACAATTCGCGGATGA